CTGGTGGCCGAGACGCAAGCCGAGCTCCCCGCCGCGCCGCCGCGATACCTGATGGGTCTCGGCAAGCCCGAGGACATCGTCAACGCGATCGCCCTCGGGGTCGACCTGTTCGACTGCGTCGTGCCCACTCGCCACGCCCGCCACGGGCTGCTCTACACGTCCGAAGGCGTGCTCGCGATTCGCAACGCGCGCTACCGCGAGGACTTCGCAGCGATCGATCCGCGCTGCGATTGCCGCGCCTGCGCGCGCTTCAGCCGCGCGTATCTGCGGCACCTCTTCCAAGCCGGCGAAGCGCTCGGCGCGCGGCTCGCGACGCTGCACAACCTGCGCTTCTACATGCGCCTCCTCGCGGGCGCGCGCGTCGCGATCAGCGCCGGCGCCCTGCCCGCCTTCCGCGGCGAGATCTTGGGCCGCGTCGCGCGGCGCGTGGACTGAAACACGCGAGCAAGCAGCGGAACGCAGCGCGCGCGCCAGCGGACTGTTCTCTCAAGCGTTTCGCGGGCCGCGCCGATTCTCCGGCGTGAGCGAGGGCCGCATGCACGACGAGTTCACTCCGCGCAGCGCGCCGGCCAGCACACTTCCGCCGGCCGTCCCTGCGCTGGGCTGCGCCGCCGCGGCGCTGCTCGCCGACGTCGCGACGTTCTCGCTCGGGCTGCCGGGGCTCGCCGTCTCGGCCGCGTTCGCCGGCGGAAGCTTCCTGCTCGCGCACTTCGCGCTGTCGCGCGCCAACGCAGTGGCCGCCGCAAGCGCGGCGCCGGATCCCGCGGCGCAGTCCCGCATCGCGGCTCTCGAGAGCGAGCTGCTCGAAGCCCGCGCC
Above is a window of Deltaproteobacteria bacterium DNA encoding:
- a CDS encoding tRNA-guanine transglycosylase, whose amino-acid sequence is LVAETQAELPAAPPRYLMGLGKPEDIVNAIALGVDLFDCVVPTRHARHGLLYTSEGVLAIRNARYREDFAAIDPRCDCRACARFSRAYLRHLFQAGEALGARLATLHNLRFYMRLLAGARVAISAGALPAFRGEILGRVARRVD